The Plectropomus leopardus isolate mb chromosome 2, YSFRI_Pleo_2.0, whole genome shotgun sequence genome has a window encoding:
- the LOC121960224 gene encoding LOW QUALITY PROTEIN: bromo and FHA domain-containing protein DDB_G0267958-like (The sequence of the model RefSeq protein was modified relative to this genomic sequence to represent the inferred CDS: deleted 1 base in 1 codon), with product MASENTETNAGNEEETGPPSEHDYAHPEAGNLTSTEASSPSGPPAVDGGVTPQGSFTTAAEQHSTPGQQPALPVELPEPAVGAEVDCPGGNDVVESFPPQTEEDPPKTEATVLSVVPSAPTNRGGRKRPKRPEDRYCSACKSEFERQGRSFNRRAVYTFSSPDTVQWAFPDITVHEKSFLCETCAQVIRSKCKRKQSGKRTLWLKPPQTKPSESRDKKMKGRRMGKKSKAAQLVSKSCYKAAFKMLWSAKGARKPMMEFWSRQLKEEMKALTRQTDNPFHQKVSSRKPLSSFPWRRCLNWAQDHAPLVTTCLTSLFPDINSLSKSGHPLSEDQAQTLLERRAVVALSIPLFTRNIWKNNFLQAALGAELRLQGCSGAALDALNTMGLCQNKDTVRLLLHRLRNSKKTATQNGRQMKQDHMKAEDMSDVEEEDIEEEEEEEEEEEEEVGEEEDEDDEEEEEEEEEEEMEMVVEQEEVQEVEVQVGVEEDDVETQAVEEKKRRKKKAKKQRKEEKRKERGKRKVKEREEEEEEDEGSEQKKRRVVVVRLGLLKGHSEVGRSDLSAP from the exons CGGGTCCACCGGCGGTAGACGGAGGGGTCACCCCGCAGGGGAGCTTCACCACAGCGGCAGAGCAGCACAGCACGCCGGGACAGCAGCCCGCTCTGCCGGTGGAGCTCCCCGAGCCCGCCGTGGGAGCGGAGGTGGACTGTCCCGGTGGAAACGATGTT GTGGAGTCTTTTCCACCGCAGACCGAGGAGGACCCCCCAAAGACAGAAGCCACGGTGCTCTCTGTGGTCCCCTCCGCCCCCACTAACCGAGGTGGCCGAAAGCGTCCGAAGCGGCCCGAGGACAGGTACTGCTCCGCCTGTAAGTCTGAGTTTGAGCGGCAGGGCCGCAGCTTCAACCGGAGGGCGGTGTACACCTTCTCCAGCCCGGACACGGTGCAGTGGGCCTTCCCGGACATCACCGTGCACGAGAAGTCTTTCCTGTGTGAGACCTGCGCGCAGGTCATCAGGAGCAAATGTAAACGCAAACAGAGCGGGAAGAGGACCCTGTGGCTGAAACCGCCTCAGACAAAACCG TCGGAGTCGAGAGACAAGAAGATGAAAGGTCGCAGGATGGGGAAGAAGAGCAAAGCAGCACAGCTGGTGAGCAAGTCCTGCTACAAGGCCGCTTTCAAAATGCTCTGGTCCGCCAAAGGAGCCCGGAAGCCCATGATGGAGTTCTGGAGCAGACAGCTGAAAGAGGAG ATGAAGGCGCTGACGCGGCAGACGGACAATCCCTTCCATCAGAAGGTGTCGAGCAGGAAGCCGCTGTCGTCCTTCCCCTGGAGACGCTGTCTGAACTGGGCCCAGGACCACGCTCCCCTCGTCACCACCTGCCTCACCTCACTGTTCCCCGACATCAACTCTCTCTCCAAGAGCGGACA CCCGCTGTCGGAGGACCAGGCCCAGACGCTGCTGGAGCGCCGTGCCGTGGTGGCGCTCTCCATCCCGCTCTTTACCAGGAACATCTGGAAGAACAACTTCCTGCAGGCCGCTCTGGGGGCAGAGCTGCGTCTGCAGGGCTGCTCAGGCGCTGCTCTGGACGCCCTCAACACGATGGGACTGTGTCAGAACAAAGACACCGTCAGGTTACTGCTGCACCGGCTGCGAAACAGCAAGAAGACG gcGACACAAAACGGACGACAGATGAAACAAGACCACATGAAAGCAGAAGACATGTCAGacgtggaggaggaggatatcgaggaggaagaagaagaggaagaggaggaggaggaagaggtaggagaagaagaggatgaggatgatgaagaagaagaggaggaggaggaggaggaggagatggaaatGGTGGTTGAGCAGGAAGAAGTGCAAGAGGTAGAGGTGCAGGTCGGAGTGGAAGAGGACGATGTGGAGACGCAGGcagtggaggagaagaagaggaggaagaagaaggcgaagaaacagaggaaggaggagaagaggaaggagagagggaaacGGAAGgtgaaggagagggaggaggaggaggaggaggatgaagggtctgagcagaagaagaggagggtggtggtggtgaggcTCGGCCTGCTGAAGGGACACTCAGAAGTTGGACGATCTGATCTGTCAGCTCCCTAA